A window of Phenylobacterium sp. NIBR 498073 genomic DNA:
CCAGGTATCCGCCGGCCAGGGCTCCGAGCGCGACCATCAGCGCCTGCGGCCAGCGGACCGCCCCGGCGATCGCGAAACAGACCACGGCGACGGTGTTGGCGGCGCTGACCATCAGGGTGCGCGGCGGGTTGAGCTGCTTGAGGTCGACTCCGGCCAGCAGGCTCCAGGCGGCCATCATCATCAGCCCAACCGCGCCGCCGAAATAGCCGCCATAGACGCCCAGCGCGAACTGGAGCGCCAGGATCGGCCCCGGTCCGATCTGCGCATGACGCTGCAGCCAGGGCGCAAGGCGCGGACCGAACGCCAGGGCGAGCGTCGCGGTCAGCAACAGCCAGGGCAGGATGACATCGAAGGTCGAGGACGGCGTCCACAACAGCAGAAGGCTGCCGGCCAGCCCGCCGATCAGCGTGACGGCCAGCATCGGCCGGATCGGCACGCCGCAGACCTGTGTCAGTCCCTGGCGATAGACCCAGGCGCTGGCCAGGCCGCCCGGATAGAGCGCCACGGTGCTGGAGGCGTTCGCCGCCACCGAAGGCACTCCCGCCGCGATCAGCGCCGGCAGGGTGACGAACGAGCCGCCGCCGGCCAGGGCGTTCATCGCCCCGGCCAGCAGTCCCGCGCCCAGCAACAGAAGTTCGCTACCCATGCCGCCAAGCTGCGCCGGCCGCGGCGGGCGCACAATGCGCGGTCGCCGTGGTCAGCCTTCGCTAGCCGCGAAGGCTAGAGCGATTTCAGCCAGGGCAGCAGCCGGGCGTTGACCTCCTGCGGGCGCTCCTGCTGGGTCCAGTGGCCGCAGCCGGGCAGTACGTCGGCCCCGCGCAGGTTCGGCATCTCCGCGCCCATGATCGCCATCAGGTCGCCCTTGCCCAGCATGGACAGCACCAGGTCGCGCTCGCCGCCGACAAACAGCGAGGGTTGCTCGATCTTGCGGCCTTCGAATTGGCGCAGGTAATCGAAGTCGCGCTGGTGATTGCGATAGCGGTTGATCGGGCCGCGGAAGCCCGAGCGCTCGAACTCGGCGACGTAGTAGTCGAGGTCGGCGTCGGTCAGCCAGGCGGGGAAGGGGGCCGGGTCGACCAGTCCTTCCAGCAGGCTCTGGCCGTGGGTCTTGTCGCTCGGCCAGGTCCCGTCGGGCGCATCGCCGCTGATCGCGTAGTAGAACTTGCGCAGGCCCCCGCGGACGTCGGCCTCCAGCTCGGCCTCGGCCGGGCCGACGTTCTGGAACCAGGCCTGGTAGAAGAACTTGCCGCGGCTGGTGAAGACGCTCTCGATCATGTCGCTGAACGGCCGCTTGGGCACGCCGGTGTAGGGCACCGAAAGACCCGCCACCGCGCGTACCCGGTCCGGCCGCACCAGCGCCGTGTTCCAGACGATCGGGGCCCCCCAGTCGTGGCCGATCAGCACGGCCGGCGCCTCGGGGCTCAGCGCCTCGACCACTCCGGCCACGTCGGCGACCATGTGCTCCATGTCGTAGGCCTCGATGGCCTGGGGGCGCGATGAGCCGCCATAGCCGCGCACGTCGATGGCGCAGGCGGTGAAGCCGGCCTGCGCGATCGGTCCCATCTGGTGGCGCCAGCTGTACCAGCTCTCGGGAAAGCCGTGGACCATGACCACCAGCGGTCCCTGGCCTTCGACGGCGGCGCGCAGCGTCACCTCCGGCAGCGCAATCTCACGAAACTCCGGCATGCTGGCTTCTCCCCGAACCGCTTGACCCAACGTCGCTCGGCGCCGCAAATGGCGACGACAAAATCAAACACGTGTTTGGAGGGAACGCCATGGGCGAACTGTTCGACCTGACCGGCAAGGTCGCTGTCATCACCGGATCCTCGCGCGGGATCGGCAAGGCGATCGCCGAGCGGATGGCCGAGCACGGCGCCAAGGTGACGATCTCCTCGCGCAAGGCCGGCCCCTGCGAAGAGGTGGCCGCCGAGATCAACGCCAAGCATCCGGGCGCGGCCATCGCCGTGCCGGCCAACATCTCGTCGAAGGAAGACCTTCAGCGGCTGGTCGACGAGACCCGCAAGGCGTTCGGCAAGATCGACATCCTGGTCTGCAACGCCGCCTCGAACCCGTACTACGGCCCGATGAGCGGCATCGGCGACGACCAGTTCCGCAAGATCCTTGAGAACAACGTCATCGCCAACAACTGGCTGATCAACATGGTCTCGCCCGAGATGCGCGAGCGCAAGGACGGCTCGATCGTGATCATCTCGTCGATCGGCGGCCTGCGCGGCACGCCGGTGATCGGCGCCTATGCGATCTCCAAGGCGGCCGACATGCAGCTGGCCCGCAACCTCGCCCAGGAGCTGTCGCCCGACAACATCCGCGTGAACTGCATCGCGCCGGGCCTCGTGAAGACCGACTTCGCCAAGGCGCTGTGGGACACCCCGGAAGGTGAGAAGCGCGCCTCCTCGGGCACGCCGCTGCGCCGGCTGGGCGAGCCGGACGACATCGCCGGCGGCGCGGTGTTCCTGGCTTCCAAGGCGGGCTCGTGGATGACCGGCCAGACCGTGGTCATCGACGGCGGCTCGACCTCCTGATCGGAAGTCGGGACCTCACGCCCGGCGCGAGAGGTCCCGGGCCTTGGCCAGGCGGCGCACGCCCTCGTCCAGCGTCTGGTCGTTCTTGGCCAGGCACAGGCGCAGGATGGTGATCACCTGGTCCTCTTCGTAGAGCGCCGAGACCGGGATGCTGGCCACGCCCGCGTCCTTGACCGCGCGCAGGGCGAAGGCGCGGTCGGGCTCGTCGATCCCCGAGGCCGCCAGGTCGACATTGAGGAAGTAGGTGCCCTGCGCGGGCAGGGTGACGAAGCCCTCGGCCGCCAGGCCCGCGGCCAGCCGGTCGCGTGAACGCTGCAGGTCGCGCGGCATCGCCTCGAACCAGTCGCCGCTGTTCTCCAGGCCCCAGGCGACCGCGGCCTGCAGGTTGGGCGCGGTGGTGAAGGTCAGGAACTGGTGCGTCCTCGACAGCGCCCGGGTCAGCTCGGCGCCGGCGCACAGGAAGCCGACCTTCCAGCCGGTCAGGCCGAACATCTTGCCGGCCGAACCGATCTTCACCGTCCGCTCGCGCATGCCTGGATAGGCGATCAGCGGCAGGTGCCGCGCGCCGTCGAACACCACCTGCTCCCAGACCTCGTCGCAGATCGCGATGGCGTCGTGGGCGACGCAGAACTCGGCCAGCAGGGCCAGGTCTTCATGCGGCAGCACCGCGCCGGCCGGGTTGATCGGGTTGTTCAGCAACACGAACCGGGTGCGCGGGCCGAACGCCGCCTCCAGCATCGCGCGGTCGAAGCGCCAGTGCGGCGGGCTGAGCTTGACCAGCCGCGGCACGCCCCCGGCGCGTCGGATCAGCGGCAGGTAGGCGTCGTACAGCGGCTGGAACACCACCACCTCGTCGCCCGGCTGGATCAGGCCGAGAAAGGCCGCCGCCAGCGCCTCGGTCGCGCCCGACGTGATGGTGACTTCGCTGGCCCAGTCCAGGTCCAGCCCCTGGGTGCGGGCGTAATGCGCGGCCACGGCGGCGCGCAGCTCCGGCAAGCCGGCCATCGGGGGATACTGGTTGTAGCCGTTCAGCACCGCGTCGGCGGCGTGCTCGCGGATCGCCTGCGGGCCGGGAGCGTCGGGGAACCCCTGGCCCAGGTTGATGGCCCCCAGTTCGCGGGCCAGGCCCGACATCTCCTCGAAGATGGTGGTCGGAAGGTTTGCGAAGATCGGATTGGCCATGGTGTTGCCTAGCACAGCTCGGCTCGGCGCGCCTCGGCCGTCGATCTCGCTCCGTCGATGCGACCTCCGGCGGCGCTGCGCGTTGTGAGGTCTGGATGGACTTTCCGCTCTAGCTTGGAGGGGGAGGAGACATGGGCGGACCCCAACCGCCGACCGGCTGGCGGCGAGGGCTCGCCTTCGGCGGCGTTTCCCTCCTGCTTGGCGTGACCCAGGGCCTGGGCTTCAACCTGGTCAATAACAACCTGCCCTGGATCCAGGGCTCGCTGGGCGCCTATCCGAACGAAGCGGCCTGGCTGTCGACCGCCTACACCGCCACCAACGCCACCATCGGCCTCTTGGCGATCAAGTTCCGCTTCCAGTACGGCTTGCGCTTGTTCGGCGACATCGGGCTTGGCCTGTTCATCGTGGTCGCCGTCGCGCACCTGTTCACCGACGATCTGCGCTCGGCCATCGCGGTGCGCGCGGCCTCCGGGGTCGCGGCCACGGCGTTGTCGACCATGGCGCTGCTCTACATGATCGCCGCGGCGCCCGAGCATCGCCGGCCGATGGGCGTCGCGCTCGGGGTCGGCTGGAGCCAGCTGGCCGCGCCGCTGTCGCGGCTGGTCTCGTCCGACCTGCTGCAGGTCGGCCAATGGCACGGCCTCTACCTGCTTGAGATCGGCCTGAGCCTGCTGTGCCTGGTGGCGGTGAATCTGGTGCGGGTCCCGCCGATGCCGCGCGTGAAGATGTTCCAGGCGCGCGATTTCCTGACCTTCGCCCTCTTCGCCCCGGGGGTGGCGCTGCTCTGCGCCGTGCTCGCCCAGGGCCGCTATGTCTGGTGGTTCGACGCGCCCTGGCTGGGCTGGGCGCTGGCGGCGGCGATCGTGCTGATCGCCGCCTCGGCGCTGGTCGAACTGCACCGCGCCCAGCCGTTGCTGCACATCCGCTGGCTCTCCAGCGCCGACATGCTGCGGCTGGTGGTGATCATCCTCCTGTTCCGCATCGTGCTGTCGGAACAGGGCGTCGGCGCCTTCGGCTTCCTTCAGGCCATGGGGATGAACAACGACCAGATGCGCGGCCTGTCCTGGGTGATGTTCTGGGCGACGCTGGCCGGAATGATCATCGTGGCGGTGACCATAAATCCGGCGCGGGTGTCGACCCCGGCCCTGATCTCGCTGCTGCTGATCGCTGCGGCCGCCTATTGGGACAGCCATGTCACCAATCTCACCCGGCCGGCGCAGATGTATTTCAGCCAGGGGCTGATCGCCTTCGCCAGCGCTCTGTTCCTGCCTGCGGTCATGCTCGCCGGCTTCGGCCGGGCCTTGCGCCAGGGCCAGGAGTTCATCATCAGCTTCGCGGTCATCTTCGGCGCCGGCCAGAGCCTCGGCGCCTTGGCCGGCTCGGCCTTCCTGGGCACGCTGATGACCGTGCGCGAAAAGGCCTATTCCGCCCAGATCGTCGAGCGGCTGCTGCTGACCGACCCACAGGTCGCCGCGCGCGTGCGCCAGTATGCAGGCGCCTATGGCGGGACGATCTCCGACCCGGCCCTGCGCCAGGGCGAGGGCCTGGCCGTGCTCAGCCAGCTCGCGACGCGGGAGGCCACGGTCCTGGCCTATGCCGACGTCTTCCGGGTCATCGCGGCGCTGTCGCTGCTGGTGTTCGCCTATCTCCTGGCCCTGCGCCTGCGCGAGGATGCGCGGGCGCGGCGCGCCGCCCTCCTGATCCCTGTCGAGGCCGCCTGACGTGAGTGACGCCGCCGCTGTCCCATCTCCCGCCAAGCGCCCCTGGTCGCGCGCGGCCATCCCCATCGTGCTGGCTGCGATCGGCGGCGTGCTGCTGGTGCTGTTCGCCTGGCGGCTGCCGCCGTTCGACACGGGCGTCCAGAGCACAGACAACGCCTATGTGCGCGGCTACGTGACGATCATCAGTCCCAAGCTGGACGGATACGTCTCCGAGGTCCTGGTGAAGGACTTCATGCCGGTGAAGGCCGGGCAGGTGCTGGTGGTGATCGACGATCGCAACTACCGCCAGAAGGTCGAGCAGGCGCGGGCGGCGCTGGCGGTGCAGAAGGCCAACCTCGCCAACTGGGACCAGCAGCGCCGTCGGGGGCAGGCCAACATCAGCCTGGTCGGCGCGCAGGAGACAAGCGCCCACGCGGCCCTGGCCAAGGCCCAGGCCGACTTCCGGCGGGCCGAGCCGCTGGTCCAGAAGGGCTGGCTGGCGCCCACCGAACTCGACCGGCTGCGGCTGGCCGTGCAGCAGGCGGAAGCTGCAGTTGGGCAGGCCCAGGCGCAGGGGCGGGTGGCGCAGGAGGATCTCGCCTCGGTCGGGGTCAACCGCGCGGCGCTCGAGGCCGCGGTGGCGCAGTCGCAGGCGGCGCTTGAGCTGGCGCAGATCGACCTGGCCAACACCCGCATCACGGCGCCGGTCGGCGGTCAGGTCGGCGAGGTGGGGGTCAAGGTCGGCCAGTACGTGGCGCCCGGAACCCAGCTGATGGGCCTGGTGCCGCAGGCGATCTGGATCACCGCCAACTTCAAGGAGACCCAGATGAAGGACGTGGCGGTCGGCGAGCCGGTCCACGTCCGCATCGACGCCCTGCCGGGAACCACGTTGCAGGGCAAGGTCGAGCGCATCGGCCCGGCGGCCGGATCGGAATTCGCGGTGATCAAGCCGGACAACGCCACCGGCAACTTCACCAAGGTGGTTCAGCGGATCCCGGTCCGCATCGCACTGGCTGGCGGGCAGGAGGCGACCGCGCGGCTGCGGCCGGGGATGTCGGCGGTGGTGAGCATCGACACTCGTCGCCGCTAGCTGCGGCTCAGAGCGCGTTCAGCGCCTCGCCCAGGGTGCGCGGGCTGAGCGGCTTGCCCAGGAAGCCGATCGGCTTGATGGCGGCCACCGAGCGGCGGAATTCCTCGGTGATCGAGCCGGAGACGAACAGCGAGCGCACCCCGAGTTTGTCGTAGAGCTTGCGGGCCAGCACGCCGCCGTCGGCGCCGCGGGCCAGGCGGATGTCGACGAGCGCGATGTCGGGACGGCCGTCCTCGGCCATCGCCCAGGCCTCGTTGGCGTCGGCGGCCTCGGCCACGACTTCATGGCCCAGGTCTTCCAGCAGGCCGACGATGTCGAGCGCGATCAGCGCGTCGTCCTCAACCACCATGATACGCACTGCGCGGCTCAACTCCTGGGGAAGACCACCGCGAACGAGGCGCCGGTCTTCGGTTGTTCAATCTCAAGTCGCCCGCCGAGCTGTCGGGCTAGGGCCTCGACGGCCCGCATCCCGAGGCTCTTGCGTTGGGTCGGTGAAAAGTCCTTGGGCAGACCTTCACCGTCGTCAGCCACGCTCAAACGGTAGAGCTCGCCTTCTGTTCCGAAGGCGACCCTTATTGTGGACGCCCTATCGGGCGGGCAGCCGTATTTCAAGGCGTTGGTGATCAACTCGTTGAGGATCAGCGCCAGCGGCACGGCCTGCTTCACGTCGAGCACGGCGTGCTCGATCGCGGTCTCCAGCGCGACATCGTCCCGGCCGAGCGAGCCGACCAGGTCCTGCGCCAGGGCTTCGGTGTAGCGGCCGGCGTCGAAGGCGCCGATGGCGTCGTCGGCCTTGTACATCTGCTCGTGCACGCGGCCGACGGCGCTGATCCGGTCGAGCGTCCGGTTCAGCGCTTCGCGGGCGTCGGCATGCTCGACGGAGCGCGCCTGCAGCCGTACGACGCTGGCGATCTGCTGCAGCGAGTTCTTGACCCGGTGGTTGACCTCGTCGAGCAGCAGGGTGCGGTCGTCGAGCAGGCGGCGCAGCTGCTGGGCGACGTCGGACTCGGCCTCGCGGTCCAGGCTGATGTCCCGCAACGCCTTGAAGAACAGCAGCGCCAGCAGGGCCGCGAAGATCATCAGAGAGGCGACGATCACCGAGCGCACGACGGTGACCTGATGCTCGCGCTGGCGCTGCAGGCGGCGTTCTTCTTGTTCCAGTTCGGCGGCGATGGCGCGCACGCCGTGCATGGCCTCGACGCCTCGTCCCCCGCGGATGATCTGGATGGCGGCGCCGGGCGATCCGGTGCGGCGCGCGGCGATCGTCTGGTCGATGACCTCCATCCGGGTGGTCATCAGCGCCTGCAGCCGGGCCAGGCGCTCCAGCTGTTCGGGATTGTCGGCGGTCAGGCGTTCCAGCGCGCTGATGTGGATCGCGGCGGCCGTGCGGGCGCCTTCGATCTGTCGGGTGAATTGCGAGTCGCCCGTGAGAATGAAGGCGCGCTGGGCCGACTCCGCTTCGGTCAGCGACAGACGCAGGCCTTCGATCTCGATCCGCACCTCGTGGGCGTGGGTCAGCCAGCCGGCGGCGCGATCATACCAGAGGAAGGCCCCGCCCAGGGCGGCGAAGGCCAGGAACAGCGCGGTGACGGTGCCGGCCAGCAGGCGAAACGCGCGCTCGCGCGCCGCCTGCCTGCTGATGCTGGGAACCGCCCCCGCTTGCGCCACTACTCCTCCTTGGCGCGCCGCTTGCGGAAGGAGGGGTTCAGCACCTGCTTGCGCAGGCGGATCGACTTCGGCGTGACTTCGACCAGTTCGTCTTCCTCGATGTAGGCGATGGCCTGCTCGAGGGTCATGCGGCGCGGCGGGGTCAGGCGCACGGCCTCGTCCTTGCCGGAGGCGCGGACGTTGGTCAGCTGCTTGGCCTTCATCGGGTTGACGTCCAGGTCGTCGGCGCGGCTGTTCTCGCCGATGATCATGCCCTGGTAGGTCTTCTCGCCGGCGCCGACGAACATCGTGCCGCGCTCTTCCAGGTTCCACAGCGCGTAGGCCGCGGTTTCCCCGTCGGAGTTGGAGACCAGCACGCCCTTGCGGCCGGCGTCGATCGCGCCCTTGTAGGGCTCGTAGTGGCTGAACACGCGGTTCAGCACGCCCGAACCGCGGGTGTCGGTCATGAACTCGCCCTGATAGCCGATCAGCGAGCGCGACGGGCTCATCAGGCTGATGCGGGTCTTGCCCGCGCCCGACGGACCCATGTCCTTCAGCTCGGCCTTACGGGCCGACAGCTTTTCGATGACGATGCCGGTGAACTCGTCGTCGACGTCGATCATGACGTCTTCGATCGGCTCCAGGCGCTGGCCGTTCTCGTCGGTCTGGAAGACCACGCGGGGGCGGCTGATGGAGACTTCGAAGCCCTCGCGGCGCATGCTTTCAATCAGAACGCCGAGCTGCAGTTCACCGCGGCCGGCGACTTCAAAGGCGTCCTTCTCGCTGGTCTCGGTCACCCGGATCGCAACGTCGGTCTCGGCTTCCTTCAGCAGGCGCGCGGCGATGACGCGGCTCTGGACCTTGTCGCCTTCGCGGCCGGCCAGCGGGCTGTCGTTGACCGAGACGGTCATCGAGATGGTCGGCGGGTCGATCGGCTGGGCGGGCAGGGCGTCGGTGACTTCCAGCGCGCACAGCGTGTCGGCCACGGTGGCCTTCGACATGCCCGCGATGGCGACGATGTCGCCGGCTTCCGCGCCGCCGTCGATCGGCTGGCGCTTCAGGCCGCGGAAGGCCAGCACCTTGGTGATGCGGCCGCGCTCGATTTCCTTGCCGTCACGCGACAGCGCCTTGATGGCGAGGCCGGGGATGGCCTTGCCGGCCTCGATGCGGCCGGTCAGCAGACGGCCCAGGAACGGGTCGCTTTCGATCAGCACCGACAGCATCTGGAAGGGCTCGTCCTTGCGGGCCTCGGACTTGGGCGCCGGGACGTGGTCGACGATCAGGTCGAACAGCGGGCCCAGATTGTCGTTCGGCTGGTTGAGGTCCAGCGTCGCCCAGCCGTTCTTGCCCGACGCGTAGATGTGCGGGAAGTCCAGTTGCTCGTCGGTCGCGCCCATGGCGGCGAACAGGTCGAAGGCTTCGTTGAGGACCCGGTCGGGATCGGCGTGGGCGCGGTCGACCTTGTTGAGGCAGAGGATCGGGCGCAGGCCCATCTTCAGCGCCTTGCCCAGCACGAACTTGGTCTGCGGCATGACGCCTTCTTCAGCGTCCACGAGGAGGACGCAGCCGTCCACCATGCCGAGGATCCGCTCGACCTCGCCGCCGAAGTCGGCGTGGCCGGGGGTGTCGATGATGTTGATGCGGGTCTCGCCCGCTTTTCCGTTCCAGAGGACGCTGGTGCACTTGGCGAGGATGGTGATCCCGCGTTCGCGCTCCTGGTCGTTGGAGTCCATGGCGCGCTCGACCGTCGCCTCATTGGCTCGGAAAACGCCCGACTGGGCAAGGAGCTGATCCACGAGCGTGGTCTTGCCGTGGTCGACGTGGGCGATGATGGCGATGTTGCGGAGCGACATTGATTTGGCTTTGTGGGCGCCTATTTGGGGAAGCGCGCGCTTTTAGGTGAGGAATGGCGATTGCGCCAGCGCCTTCTCGCCGCGGCGCCGAACATTGATATCGTGTCTTTGTGCGGTGCAGCAAATCTGGGCTGTTTGAGACGCCTTCAAATCTCACTGATTTGTAACGAAATTTTTCGGCGCTTTCAGAAAATGTGATGGGTCTGGCACAAAATCGCTTGTTGTTTTGTGCGTCGCACCGTATATGTTCGAACTGTGAGGCGGCGCTGCCGCTTCTGCCCTTCCTGGGCGTTTCCTCCCTAATGAACTGCCGGGCCTTCGGGTCCGGCTTTTTTTTGGCCTGAGGCCTGGGACTCGCGAAACTATCGGGTCCGGCCGACTCCGTGTAGGAACGGAGCATGAACCTGGACGCCATTCTCCTCGCCGTGCTGGCCGCCTTGCTGGCGGCCATTCCCGCTCTCGCCTGGGCGCTGATGGAGCGGGGGCGCGCCAATCGCGCCGAGGCGCGGGCCTTTGCGCTGCAGGACGCCGCCGCCCGCCTGCGGCTGCTGGAGGAGCAGGAGGCCAAGAACTCCGCCTTTCTGCAGGCCCAGGCCGCCGCCGCCATCGCCGAGCAGGTGATGAAGCGCGCGGACGAGACCTTCCATAATAGAGAGCAGCTCGCCCAGGCGCGGCTCGAGGCGCAGCTGAAGCCCGTCGCCGAGACCTTGGCCAAGTTCCAGGAGCAGGTGGTCGCCGTCGAGAAGACCCGCGCCGAAGAGACCGGCGGGCTGAAGGAGCAGATCAACCAGCTGATGCAGGCGTCCAGCGCCACCCAGG
This region includes:
- the typA gene encoding translational GTPase TypA; the encoded protein is MSLRNIAIIAHVDHGKTTLVDQLLAQSGVFRANEATVERAMDSNDQERERGITILAKCTSVLWNGKAGETRINIIDTPGHADFGGEVERILGMVDGCVLLVDAEEGVMPQTKFVLGKALKMGLRPILCLNKVDRAHADPDRVLNEAFDLFAAMGATDEQLDFPHIYASGKNGWATLDLNQPNDNLGPLFDLIVDHVPAPKSEARKDEPFQMLSVLIESDPFLGRLLTGRIEAGKAIPGLAIKALSRDGKEIERGRITKVLAFRGLKRQPIDGGAEAGDIVAIAGMSKATVADTLCALEVTDALPAQPIDPPTISMTVSVNDSPLAGREGDKVQSRVIAARLLKEAETDVAIRVTETSEKDAFEVAGRGELQLGVLIESMRREGFEVSISRPRVVFQTDENGQRLEPIEDVMIDVDDEFTGIVIEKLSARKAELKDMGPSGAGKTRISLMSPSRSLIGYQGEFMTDTRGSGVLNRVFSHYEPYKGAIDAGRKGVLVSNSDGETAAYALWNLEERGTMFVGAGEKTYQGMIIGENSRADDLDVNPMKAKQLTNVRASGKDEAVRLTPPRRMTLEQAIAYIEEDELVEVTPKSIRLRKQVLNPSFRKRRAKEE
- a CDS encoding aminotransferase; its protein translation is MANPIFANLPTTIFEEMSGLARELGAINLGQGFPDAPGPQAIREHAADAVLNGYNQYPPMAGLPELRAAVAAHYARTQGLDLDWASEVTITSGATEALAAAFLGLIQPGDEVVVFQPLYDAYLPLIRRAGGVPRLVKLSPPHWRFDRAMLEAAFGPRTRFVLLNNPINPAGAVLPHEDLALLAEFCVAHDAIAICDEVWEQVVFDGARHLPLIAYPGMRERTVKIGSAGKMFGLTGWKVGFLCAGAELTRALSRTHQFLTFTTAPNLQAAVAWGLENSGDWFEAMPRDLQRSRDRLAAGLAAEGFVTLPAQGTYFLNVDLAASGIDEPDRAFALRAVKDAGVASIPVSALYEEDQVITILRLCLAKNDQTLDEGVRRLAKARDLSRRA
- a CDS encoding CHASE3 domain-containing protein; the protein is MAQAGAVPSISRQAARERAFRLLAGTVTALFLAFAALGGAFLWYDRAAGWLTHAHEVRIEIEGLRLSLTEAESAQRAFILTGDSQFTRQIEGARTAAAIHISALERLTADNPEQLERLARLQALMTTRMEVIDQTIAARRTGSPGAAIQIIRGGRGVEAMHGVRAIAAELEQEERRLQRQREHQVTVVRSVIVASLMIFAALLALLFFKALRDISLDREAESDVAQQLRRLLDDRTLLLDEVNHRVKNSLQQIASVVRLQARSVEHADAREALNRTLDRISAVGRVHEQMYKADDAIGAFDAGRYTEALAQDLVGSLGRDDVALETAIEHAVLDVKQAVPLALILNELITNALKYGCPPDRASTIRVAFGTEGELYRLSVADDGEGLPKDFSPTQRKSLGMRAVEALARQLGGRLEIEQPKTGASFAVVFPRS
- a CDS encoding response regulator encodes the protein MVVEDDALIALDIVGLLEDLGHEVVAEAADANEAWAMAEDGRPDIALVDIRLARGADGGVLARKLYDKLGVRSLFVSGSITEEFRRSVAAIKPIGFLGKPLSPRTLGEALNAL
- a CDS encoding HlyD family secretion protein, with the protein product MSDAAAVPSPAKRPWSRAAIPIVLAAIGGVLLVLFAWRLPPFDTGVQSTDNAYVRGYVTIISPKLDGYVSEVLVKDFMPVKAGQVLVVIDDRNYRQKVEQARAALAVQKANLANWDQQRRRGQANISLVGAQETSAHAALAKAQADFRRAEPLVQKGWLAPTELDRLRLAVQQAEAAVGQAQAQGRVAQEDLASVGVNRAALEAAVAQSQAALELAQIDLANTRITAPVGGQVGEVGVKVGQYVAPGTQLMGLVPQAIWITANFKETQMKDVAVGEPVHVRIDALPGTTLQGKVERIGPAAGSEFAVIKPDNATGNFTKVVQRIPVRIALAGGQEATARLRPGMSAVVSIDTRRR
- a CDS encoding transporter, with the protein product MGGPQPPTGWRRGLAFGGVSLLLGVTQGLGFNLVNNNLPWIQGSLGAYPNEAAWLSTAYTATNATIGLLAIKFRFQYGLRLFGDIGLGLFIVVAVAHLFTDDLRSAIAVRAASGVAATALSTMALLYMIAAAPEHRRPMGVALGVGWSQLAAPLSRLVSSDLLQVGQWHGLYLLEIGLSLLCLVAVNLVRVPPMPRVKMFQARDFLTFALFAPGVALLCAVLAQGRYVWWFDAPWLGWALAAAIVLIAASALVELHRAQPLLHIRWLSSADMLRLVVIILLFRIVLSEQGVGAFGFLQAMGMNNDQMRGLSWVMFWATLAGMIIVAVTINPARVSTPALISLLLIAAAAYWDSHVTNLTRPAQMYFSQGLIAFASALFLPAVMLAGFGRALRQGQEFIISFAVIFGAGQSLGALAGSAFLGTLMTVREKAYSAQIVERLLLTDPQVAARVRQYAGAYGGTISDPALRQGEGLAVLSQLATREATVLAYADVFRVIAALSLLVFAYLLALRLREDARARRAALLIPVEAA
- a CDS encoding SDR family oxidoreductase, whose protein sequence is MGELFDLTGKVAVITGSSRGIGKAIAERMAEHGAKVTISSRKAGPCEEVAAEINAKHPGAAIAVPANISSKEDLQRLVDETRKAFGKIDILVCNAASNPYYGPMSGIGDDQFRKILENNVIANNWLINMVSPEMRERKDGSIVIISSIGGLRGTPVIGAYAISKAADMQLARNLAQELSPDNIRVNCIAPGLVKTDFAKALWDTPEGEKRASSGTPLRRLGEPDDIAGGAVFLASKAGSWMTGQTVVIDGGSTS
- a CDS encoding alpha/beta hydrolase, giving the protein MPEFREIALPEVTLRAAVEGQGPLVVMVHGFPESWYSWRHQMGPIAQAGFTACAIDVRGYGGSSRPQAIEAYDMEHMVADVAGVVEALSPEAPAVLIGHDWGAPIVWNTALVRPDRVRAVAGLSVPYTGVPKRPFSDMIESVFTSRGKFFYQAWFQNVGPAEAELEADVRGGLRKFYYAISGDAPDGTWPSDKTHGQSLLEGLVDPAPFPAWLTDADLDYYVAEFERSGFRGPINRYRNHQRDFDYLRQFEGRKIEQPSLFVGGERDLVLSMLGKGDLMAIMGAEMPNLRGADVLPGCGHWTQQERPQEVNARLLPWLKSL
- a CDS encoding sulfite exporter TauE/SafE family protein; the encoded protein is MGSELLLLGAGLLAGAMNALAGGGSFVTLPALIAAGVPSVAANASSTVALYPGGLASAWVYRQGLTQVCGVPIRPMLAVTLIGGLAGSLLLLWTPSSTFDVILPWLLLTATLALAFGPRLAPWLQRHAQIGPGPILALQFALGVYGGYFGGAVGLMMMAAWSLLAGVDLKQLNPPRTLMVSAANTVAVVCFAIAGAVRWPQALMVALGALAGGYLGAHLGRRLDPRVVRAATIALSVAMTAVFFVRAARG